GAAGTCAGATTCTTATTTAAGAATCTGACTTTTTTCATTTCGTATCGTCTTGTATGCCTAAAAATTGAAGTTTTTCGTTAAATAAAAATGGATAAGATAAAAATCCAACTAAAATTGAAGATAGTGCAGCTGCGTTTAATATAAGAAACAGAATGAGTAATTGATACATCACTGCTTCCATCGGATCTCCACCACCGATAATTAACCCACTCATCATACCTGGGAGTTGTACAAGACCAACAGTTTTTTGAGATTCAATCGTCGGAATCATACTCGTTTTAATTGCGGATTTTAACGTGTGGTGAACCGCTTCTTTCGGTGTCCCGCCAAAAGATAAAATTAACTCGATTGTTTCTTCGTTATGACTGAGTTCAGATTTAAATCGGTCTAAAAATAATAAAGATAAAACCATACAGTTTCCGATAATCATTCCGGAAATTGGGATGACGTATTGTGCTTCGAACGGGATGATT
Above is a genomic segment from Nosocomiicoccus massiliensis containing:
- a CDS encoding ABC transporter permease, with the translated sequence MSFTSLALTLVFVIIPIILAVVLKLGLEKDIIIASIRATIQLIIIGYILQFVFDSKSTIFMLLMIVLIIAAASQNIVKKGKGIPHIKIIIIVTLVFVELFSMGTLLLFKIIPFEAQYVIPISGMIIGNCMVLSLLFLDRFKSELSHNEETIELILSFGGTPKEAVHHTLKSAIKTSMIPTIESQKTVGLVQLPGMMSGLIIGGGDPMEAVMYQLLILFLILNAAALSSILVGFLSYPFLFNEKLQFLGIQDDTK